One Sphingobacteruim zhuxiongii DNA window includes the following coding sequences:
- a CDS encoding phosphoribosyltransferase, with protein sequence MKNIVIDDLHFELMIDYDQIQKRIRLIGIDINLRYEHKHPVFIGVLNGCFMFMADLMKQVHIPCEMSFVKLASYSGTEQGKVSELLGVGMDLTDRHVVIVEDIVDTGNSLVHTIEALERLNVASISVATLLMKPSCLLYTFDNIMYVGFEIEKEFVVGYGLDYNGQCRNLQHIYKQFDPQLIEKNN encoded by the coding sequence ATGAAGAATATTGTAATAGATGATTTGCATTTTGAATTAATGATTGATTATGATCAAATTCAAAAGCGTATTCGATTAATTGGAATCGATATCAATCTTCGTTATGAACACAAGCATCCCGTGTTTATTGGTGTTTTGAATGGTTGTTTTATGTTTATGGCCGATTTAATGAAGCAGGTTCATATTCCCTGTGAAATGTCTTTTGTAAAACTTGCATCTTATTCTGGGACAGAACAAGGAAAGGTGTCAGAACTGTTAGGAGTAGGGATGGATTTAACAGATAGACACGTTGTCATTGTAGAAGATATAGTCGATACAGGAAATTCGTTAGTGCATACAATTGAGGCTTTAGAGCGCCTGAATGTAGCAAGTATTTCTGTTGCGACGCTGTTAATGAAGCCTTCATGCCTATTGTATACCTTTGATAATATTATGTATGTAGGTTTTGAAATTGAGAAAGAGTTTGTCGTAGGCTATGGCCTTGATTACAATGGTCAATGTCGTAACCTACAACATATTTATAAGCAGTTTGATCCGCAACTTATCGAAAAGAACAACTAA
- a CDS encoding transglycosylase domain-containing protein, producing the protein MIGLFWGLSVRGKMLDQAVVKVKKNLKEDYQLDLRIGSYDFAGLTTVEFQKVRVVPDSADQLAAMDKFKVSIKLFPLISGTIKIGSLEMENADISLVKEDSTSNYDFLFRKKANDSTKVDSSSRTLAETVDGLIKQVFLKVPSDLSLNNVNLSYQDSSGRQIVRIPVGEINNGDYDVDVFLNEQDAKWNFSGEVDPDRQTLSVKITSDNKDAELPFLRKKFGLRVSFDELSFHLDDVSRKGKDVLEVLGGWSTKNLKVFQRRLSAEQIILPAASALGGFHVSENTVQLVEGTKVQVKDFTFEPLVKFTRKPKKLLSLAVHTGKFKAQNFFDAIPKGLFDQLDGLQVDGDIQYDMDFEVDLNDPDQLKFNSKIDDSSLKIVKWGRADIAALNQPFIYEAYNDTTKMRDIMVGPSNPQFTPLNQISSILKKTVLNTEDPFFYKHKGFELEAFQLSIVTNIKEKKFKRGASTISMQLVKNVFLNRNKTMMRKFEEILLVWLMEQSGQVSKDRLLEIYLNVIEWGKNVYGISEASNYYFGKKPSEITIGESLFLSSIIPRPKTGLSSFDYTGHLKPWVLRHFNTYGYIMNKMQQLDNENVPANYGFYQVELLPNLRPPRPKGIVDTSASFDDIKDMAEEMDMEEQLRRSIRERLFGPIEKKEEN; encoded by the coding sequence ATGATCGGATTATTCTGGGGACTGTCAGTTCGTGGCAAAATGTTAGATCAAGCGGTAGTGAAAGTGAAGAAGAATTTGAAAGAGGATTACCAACTCGACTTGCGTATCGGGAGCTATGATTTTGCAGGTTTGACAACCGTGGAATTTCAAAAGGTCCGCGTTGTGCCCGATTCTGCAGATCAACTTGCGGCTATGGATAAGTTCAAAGTTTCGATTAAATTATTTCCGTTAATCTCGGGGACAATTAAAATTGGTTCGCTTGAGATGGAGAATGCGGATATTTCTTTGGTCAAAGAAGATAGTACCTCAAACTACGATTTTCTATTCAGAAAAAAGGCGAATGATTCTACGAAAGTTGATAGCAGCAGTCGAACGCTAGCGGAAACTGTAGATGGGCTTATCAAGCAAGTTTTTCTAAAAGTTCCTAGCGATTTAAGCCTAAACAACGTTAACTTATCGTATCAGGATAGTTCAGGAAGACAAATTGTTCGAATTCCTGTTGGAGAGATTAATAACGGAGATTACGATGTTGATGTTTTTTTAAACGAGCAGGATGCTAAATGGAATTTTAGTGGTGAAGTCGATCCTGACCGACAAACCTTGAGTGTTAAAATCACTTCCGATAATAAAGATGCAGAACTCCCTTTCTTACGTAAGAAGTTCGGATTGAGGGTCAGTTTCGATGAGCTTTCTTTTCATTTAGATGATGTTTCTCGCAAGGGCAAGGATGTTTTGGAGGTTTTGGGAGGTTGGTCAACCAAGAATTTAAAAGTCTTTCAACGACGCTTATCTGCGGAGCAAATTATATTGCCGGCAGCTTCTGCGCTTGGTGGATTTCATGTTTCCGAGAATACAGTTCAGCTTGTCGAGGGGACGAAGGTTCAAGTAAAGGACTTCACTTTTGAACCACTCGTTAAGTTTACGCGTAAGCCGAAAAAATTACTGAGTTTGGCGGTTCATACCGGAAAGTTCAAAGCGCAGAACTTTTTTGATGCAATTCCAAAGGGATTATTTGATCAACTAGATGGGTTGCAGGTTGATGGGGATATCCAATATGATATGGATTTCGAAGTCGATTTAAATGATCCTGATCAATTAAAGTTTAATTCTAAGATAGACGATTCGAGCCTAAAAATTGTGAAGTGGGGTAGAGCAGATATCGCCGCATTAAATCAACCGTTTATCTATGAGGCTTATAATGATACGACAAAAATGCGCGATATTATGGTGGGTCCAAGTAATCCTCAGTTCACACCATTGAATCAAATCTCATCGATTCTAAAAAAGACGGTATTAAATACGGAAGATCCATTTTTCTATAAGCATAAAGGATTTGAATTAGAGGCGTTCCAATTATCAATTGTTACGAATATTAAAGAGAAAAAGTTTAAACGCGGAGCGAGCACGATCTCTATGCAGCTGGTTAAGAATGTGTTTCTAAATCGTAATAAAACCATGATGCGTAAGTTTGAGGAGATACTATTAGTCTGGCTAATGGAGCAATCCGGACAGGTGAGCAAAGATCGGCTGTTGGAAATTTACCTTAACGTGATTGAATGGGGTAAAAACGTTTATGGCATCTCAGAAGCGTCAAACTACTATTTTGGGAAGAAACCTTCCGAAATTACCATCGGGGAGAGTTTATTCTTATCTAGTATAATCCCTAGACCCAAAACGGGGCTTTCATCGTTTGACTATACGGGGCATCTTAAACCTTGGGTTTTACGTCATTTTAATACTTATGGGTATATCATGAATAAGATGCAGCAATTAGATAACGAGAATGTGCCAGCAAATTACGGCTTTTACCAGGTTGAATTGTTGCCGAATTTACGTCCTCCTCGACCTAAAGGGATTGTCGATACATCGGCCTCTTTTGATGATATTAAAGATATGGCAGAAGAGATGGATATGGAAGAACAATTGCGTCGTTCGATTCGTGAACGTTTATTTGGTCCAATAGAGAAGAAAGAAGAGAACTAA
- a CDS encoding Mrp/NBP35 family ATP-binding protein yields the protein MITKQQILDALSNVEEPDLKKDLVTLNMIENIEILPNKIKFDVVLTTPACPLKGHIEHACRNAIAFFVSKEVEVEINMTARVKASENEQLKNIKNIVLVSSGKGGVGKSTVAANLALALSQTGAKTGLLDADIYGPSVPIMFGLDGARPESTQTADGKTKIVPIEKFGLKLLSIGFFTDPNQPIPWRGPMATSAIKQLFNDTDWGELDYLVVDMPPGTGDIHITVAQQYPISGAVIVTTPQQVALADAIKGMAMYQMEGVEVPILGVVENMAYFTPAELPDNKYYIFGKDGGKRLAEQNNVPFLGEIALVKAVADAGDNGFPVSLDGDDPVSTSFNEIAGRVAQELSILAARA from the coding sequence ATGATTACAAAACAACAAATATTAGATGCTTTGAGTAATGTGGAAGAGCCCGATCTAAAGAAAGATTTAGTGACTCTAAACATGATTGAGAACATCGAAATTCTACCTAATAAGATTAAATTCGACGTCGTACTTACCACTCCTGCTTGTCCTTTAAAAGGGCATATTGAACATGCTTGTCGTAACGCCATTGCATTTTTTGTTTCGAAAGAAGTGGAAGTTGAAATCAATATGACCGCTCGCGTCAAAGCTTCCGAAAATGAACAATTAAAGAATATTAAAAATATTGTTTTAGTTTCTTCGGGCAAAGGTGGTGTAGGGAAATCGACCGTTGCGGCAAATCTTGCTTTAGCACTTTCGCAAACAGGCGCTAAAACAGGTTTATTAGATGCCGATATTTATGGACCATCGGTTCCAATTATGTTTGGTTTAGATGGCGCTCGTCCAGAATCAACACAAACTGCTGATGGAAAAACGAAGATTGTACCCATTGAGAAATTCGGTTTGAAACTTTTATCGATTGGATTCTTTACTGACCCGAATCAGCCCATTCCTTGGCGGGGGCCAATGGCAACATCGGCGATTAAACAGTTATTCAATGACACCGATTGGGGTGAATTGGATTACTTAGTAGTCGACATGCCTCCAGGCACTGGAGATATCCATATTACGGTCGCACAACAGTACCCAATTTCTGGTGCGGTGATTGTAACGACGCCTCAACAAGTAGCCCTAGCAGATGCTATTAAAGGCATGGCGATGTATCAAATGGAAGGTGTAGAAGTTCCAATTCTTGGCGTCGTTGAAAACATGGCATACTTTACGCCAGCCGAACTACCTGACAATAAATATTACATTTTCGGAAAAGATGGAGGGAAACGCCTTGCAGAACAGAACAACGTACCTTTCTTAGGAGAGATAGCACTAGTTAAAGCAGTGGCGGATGCAGGCGATAATGGTTTCCCTGTCTCTCTAGACGGGGACGACCCTGTATCAACATCGTTTAATGAAATTGCAGGCCGCGTGGCGCAAGAATTAAGCATTCTCGCCGCTCGAGCATAA
- a CDS encoding SusD/RagB family nutrient-binding outer membrane lipoprotein, with protein sequence MNIKNIKRILVLTVVSTLAFTSCNKFLDINENPNNPDKATPSLLLPSVQAAASQVTGNAFQVYGNFWAQFWTQNPSSSQYRTIDQYRVLTTATDRAWSIIYRSALVNAEQIINSEVVGQEYYKGIAYIMKAYTFQMATDAFGDIPLSEALQGKEYMNPSYSQQSEVYDSIFSYLDKGKALLKTKTAEQVTSQDMIFGGDKAQWEAFANTLALRAYLRLSSVNSTKAANGIKALYAAKAPFLTQDASITYTNTGGNENPMYNEMLGLGRTQNAVASSTAVSAFIANKDPRRFKFYQLRPEATEINSIPQGSYNVTKDVSSAPNALVGANGADNNSAVAPAKLISAAESFFLQAEAVTRGWGSGSAEALYNAGIEESFHATGLTADAAKAYIATAPDAKFGTSIADNTKAIITQKYFAMCGFQGFEAWTEWRRTGYPTFFVQSVASTLGAGLKPLRLPYPNSEITTNANFPGSITVDKPVWWDVK encoded by the coding sequence ATGAATATTAAAAATATTAAAAGGATCCTTGTTTTAACAGTAGTGAGCACATTAGCGTTCACTAGCTGTAACAAGTTTTTGGATATCAATGAGAATCCGAATAATCCTGATAAAGCAACTCCATCTTTGTTATTGCCTAGTGTGCAAGCAGCTGCTAGTCAAGTTACAGGGAATGCATTTCAAGTGTATGGTAACTTTTGGGCTCAATTTTGGACGCAAAACCCATCTTCTTCTCAATACAGAACGATTGATCAGTACCGTGTATTGACAACAGCGACTGATAGAGCATGGTCTATTATCTACCGTAGTGCATTGGTAAATGCGGAACAAATTATTAATAGTGAAGTTGTTGGTCAAGAATACTATAAAGGTATTGCTTACATTATGAAAGCATACACTTTTCAAATGGCGACTGATGCGTTTGGAGATATTCCTTTGTCAGAAGCATTACAAGGTAAAGAATATATGAATCCTTCATATTCTCAACAATCGGAAGTATATGATTCTATCTTCAGTTACCTTGATAAAGGTAAAGCATTATTGAAAACGAAGACTGCTGAACAAGTAACATCTCAAGATATGATCTTCGGTGGTGATAAAGCGCAGTGGGAAGCATTTGCAAATACTTTAGCTTTACGTGCTTATTTGCGTCTATCTTCGGTTAATTCAACAAAAGCTGCAAATGGAATTAAAGCATTATATGCTGCTAAAGCTCCTTTCTTAACGCAAGATGCAAGCATTACTTATACGAACACTGGTGGTAATGAGAACCCGATGTATAATGAAATGCTTGGATTAGGAAGAACACAAAATGCGGTTGCAAGTAGCACTGCAGTGTCTGCCTTTATTGCTAATAAAGATCCACGTCGTTTTAAATTCTATCAACTAAGACCAGAGGCTACTGAAATTAACTCAATTCCTCAAGGTTCTTACAATGTAACTAAAGACGTTTCATCTGCTCCTAATGCACTTGTTGGTGCTAATGGCGCTGATAACAACTCAGCAGTTGCTCCTGCAAAATTAATCTCTGCTGCAGAAAGCTTCTTCTTACAAGCTGAAGCGGTAACTCGCGGATGGGGATCAGGATCAGCAGAAGCGCTTTATAACGCGGGTATCGAAGAAAGTTTCCACGCTACTGGTTTAACTGCTGATGCTGCTAAAGCTTACATCGCTACAGCTCCAGATGCGAAATTCGGAACTAGTATTGCAGATAACACAAAAGCAATTATCACACAGAAGTATTTTGCAATGTGTGGTTTCCAAGGTTTCGAAGCTTGGACAGAATGGAGAAGAACAGGTTATCCTACATTCTTTGTTCAGTCGGTAGCAAGTACTTTAGGTGCTGGGTTAAAACCTTTGCGTTTACCTTATCCTAATAGTGAAATTACTACGAATGCTAATTTCCCAGGTTCTATCACAGTTGATAAACCAGTTTGGTGGGATGTTAAATAA
- a CDS encoding SusC/RagA family TonB-linked outer membrane protein, translating into MKQKLLSFIFVFTCLVGVAFAQNRQVSGKVTSTDGQALGGVSVSVVGTNTATQTDVDGGFTLSAASDAVLNFSYIGYSSQRVKIAGQTNVNVQLVADQMSLDEVVVTANAIKREKRALGYSAPTLNSDELTDGKNASALNSLAGKVAGVNITSTSNSPGSSSRVVLRGGSSIAGNNQALIVVDGTPIDNSSVIGGASSLSSVDFGNRGNDINPDDIASVTVLKGPAAAALYGSRASNGALIITTKSGQKGAKNEITFSSTNTMSSILKLPEMQNEYGQGYSYYNKAGDLLFDNDPKENWSWGAPFTGEMQEWGQSINGVRQEKPYSAIKNNVRDFFDLGIASDNNLSFSGGTDKSSFYLGLNALNSDGVYPGKKDNFNKYGVRFNGHTDFSNKFSAGISVNYSRINSNNVGGGQGGSSVYNNLLQTPRDIDIVGAKDLTNPYNAYGWVDANGIAHNDVYGYYGAYSMNPYWVLENHNNYNDVNRITGNFNVTYKPLEWLTFQERVGLDNYSDRRRTESPRYSFLPADNVTGNYSEDNIQSSNGEYRIDQMNVNEIVHDFMVTATHDFNDDWNASIMLGNNIRQRKSTTNNVATNESGGLVVPGLYNLDNSNGPLNNISDFISNRRLVGVYADLNVAYKNFLYLQATARNDWSSTLPKKARSFFYPSVSGSFVFSELIENKDILSYGKFRTNWAQVGNDTDPYQTVSSFLRGEINAGFGNTTFPFGNVSALMAGSTIGNAELKPEITQSFEIGTELGFFRNRLSVDFTYYANESRNQILPIPIANSTGYGFAVVNAGKITNKGVELTLRGTPIKRDNFSWELFGTYTKNNSNVVELLDGIDQVSVGGFSGMSIVAAVGKPYGQLYAVTNQTDDQGRTIVSSSTGLPLVTDDAQYLGSYNPKYQASLGTNVNYKNWSLSALFDTKQGGVFFSRTKDIMGFVGTSAETGGDRFGQIFPNSVILDQNGNSVVNTDVTYEKQDYYPSMEAGVNVIDGSYVKLRNLTVSYKFTKEQLAKTPFGAASIGLFGNNLFIWTPSENKYADPEVNSAGAGNAQGFDFTAQPSLRNYGINLKVSF; encoded by the coding sequence ATGAAACAAAAATTACTCAGCTTTATTTTTGTGTTTACCTGCCTGGTAGGGGTAGCGTTTGCACAAAATCGTCAAGTGAGTGGTAAAGTTACATCTACAGATGGACAAGCTCTTGGGGGGGTGTCTGTATCTGTTGTTGGAACAAATACCGCTACACAGACTGATGTTGATGGAGGATTTACTCTTTCAGCGGCATCGGACGCAGTGTTAAATTTCTCGTACATTGGGTACTCTTCTCAAAGAGTTAAGATTGCAGGACAAACTAATGTTAATGTGCAATTAGTTGCAGATCAAATGTCTCTAGATGAGGTTGTTGTTACTGCAAATGCTATTAAAAGAGAGAAAAGAGCTTTAGGTTATTCGGCGCCTACGTTAAATTCTGATGAATTAACAGACGGTAAGAATGCAAGTGCTTTAAACTCATTAGCTGGTAAAGTTGCAGGTGTAAACATTACATCTACTTCTAACTCTCCAGGTAGTTCTTCTCGCGTAGTATTACGTGGTGGTTCATCTATCGCTGGTAACAACCAAGCGTTAATCGTTGTGGATGGTACTCCTATTGATAACTCAAGTGTTATTGGTGGTGCATCTTCATTGTCAAGTGTAGACTTTGGTAACCGTGGTAATGATATCAATCCTGATGATATTGCTTCAGTAACGGTGTTGAAAGGCCCTGCTGCTGCAGCATTATATGGATCACGTGCGTCGAATGGTGCATTAATCATCACTACAAAAAGCGGTCAAAAAGGTGCTAAGAACGAAATCACTTTCAGTTCAACAAACACGATGTCTTCAATTTTGAAGTTACCTGAAATGCAGAATGAATACGGTCAAGGTTATTCATACTACAACAAAGCAGGTGATTTGCTTTTTGATAATGATCCTAAAGAAAACTGGTCATGGGGTGCTCCTTTCACAGGTGAGATGCAAGAGTGGGGACAATCTATAAACGGTGTTCGTCAAGAAAAACCATACTCAGCAATCAAAAACAACGTTCGTGATTTCTTTGACTTAGGTATTGCGTCTGATAACAACTTAAGTTTCTCAGGTGGTACAGATAAATCATCTTTCTATTTAGGTTTAAACGCGTTAAACTCTGACGGTGTTTACCCTGGTAAAAAAGATAATTTCAATAAATATGGTGTTCGTTTTAACGGTCACACAGATTTCTCGAATAAATTCAGTGCAGGAATTTCGGTAAACTACAGCCGCATTAACTCTAACAATGTTGGAGGTGGTCAAGGAGGTAGTTCTGTTTACAATAACTTATTGCAAACTCCTCGCGATATTGATATCGTAGGTGCAAAAGACCTAACAAATCCATACAATGCTTACGGATGGGTAGATGCTAATGGTATTGCTCATAATGACGTGTACGGATATTACGGTGCATATTCGATGAACCCTTATTGGGTATTGGAAAACCACAACAACTACAATGATGTTAACCGTATCACGGGTAACTTCAACGTAACTTACAAACCATTAGAATGGTTAACATTCCAAGAACGTGTAGGTTTAGATAATTATTCTGATCGCAGAAGAACTGAATCTCCAAGATATTCATTCTTACCAGCTGATAATGTAACAGGTAATTATTCAGAAGATAATATTCAATCAAGTAATGGTGAATACCGTATTGATCAAATGAATGTGAATGAGATCGTTCATGACTTTATGGTAACTGCTACACATGATTTCAATGATGATTGGAATGCCTCAATCATGTTGGGTAACAATATTCGTCAACGTAAGTCGACAACAAATAACGTTGCGACTAACGAAAGTGGTGGTTTAGTTGTTCCAGGATTATATAACTTGGATAACAGTAATGGTCCATTAAACAACATTTCTGACTTTATTTCAAATAGAAGATTAGTTGGTGTTTACGCAGACTTAAATGTTGCTTACAAAAACTTCTTGTACTTACAAGCAACAGCTCGTAATGACTGGTCGTCAACATTACCTAAGAAAGCGAGATCATTCTTCTATCCGAGCGTAAGTGGATCATTTGTTTTCTCTGAGTTAATCGAGAACAAAGATATTCTAAGCTATGGTAAATTCCGTACGAACTGGGCGCAAGTAGGTAACGACACTGATCCATATCAAACAGTAAGTAGCTTCTTAAGAGGTGAAATTAACGCTGGTTTTGGTAACACAACTTTCCCATTCGGAAATGTATCAGCATTGATGGCTGGATCAACAATCGGAAATGCGGAACTTAAACCTGAAATTACGCAGTCTTTTGAAATCGGTACAGAATTAGGATTTTTCAGAAATAGATTATCTGTTGATTTCACATACTATGCTAATGAGTCAAGAAATCAAATCTTACCAATTCCAATCGCAAACTCTACAGGTTATGGTTTTGCAGTAGTAAATGCTGGTAAAATCACAAACAAAGGGGTAGAATTAACATTAAGAGGTACGCCAATTAAAAGAGATAATTTCTCATGGGAATTATTCGGAACGTACACTAAGAATAACTCTAATGTTGTTGAATTGTTAGATGGTATCGATCAGGTTAGTGTAGGTGGATTCTCTGGAATGTCAATCGTTGCAGCGGTAGGTAAACCTTACGGTCAATTATACGCAGTAACTAATCAAACTGATGATCAAGGTCGTACAATCGTAAGCAGTAGCACGGGTCTTCCTTTAGTAACTGATGATGCACAATACTTAGGTTCATACAATCCGAAATACCAGGCATCTTTAGGTACTAATGTAAATTACAAAAACTGGTCATTGAGCGCATTATTTGATACGAAACAAGGAGGAGTATTCTTCTCTCGTACAAAAGATATTATGGGCTTTGTGGGTACATCAGCTGAAACTGGTGGTGATCGTTTTGGTCAAATTTTCCCGAACTCAGTTATTCTTGATCAAAATGGTAACTCAGTAGTAAATACAGATGTTACTTACGAAAAACAAGATTACTATCCATCGATGGAAGCAGGTGTGAACGTAATTGACGGTAGCTATGTAAAACTACGTAACTTAACTGTTAGCTATAAATTCACTAAAGAGCAATTAGCCAAAACTCCATTTGGAGCGGCTTCAATTGGTCTATTCGGTAACAACTTGTTTATTTGGACGCCTAGCGAAAACAAATATGCAGATCCGGAAGTAAACTCTGCTGGTGCTGGTAATGCTCAAGGTTTTGACTTTACTGCGCAACCATCTTTGAGAAACTACGGTATCAATCTTAAAGTGTCATTTTAA
- a CDS encoding RagB/SusD family nutrient uptake outer membrane protein: MKKFIYASVISLTLGMTSCKKDFLETVPTDKVDAGTILESADKAQIAMNGIYRMLYSSGWSTGNTGQNFGIMSTKLYTSVMGEDLLQDAQGSGWFYFDYKYDVRSRFTATTWRPYATWNFYYTLVSNANYIIGAESTMQGEKEAVDLVIAQALAIRAYAYFQLIQGFQQTYVGHQTSPGVPLYTEPTTSATEGKPRGTVEDVYKLINEDLDRSITLFSSDKGSQSHKSNIDFYVASAMKANVALVQNKWADAAKFATDALSKPGLSMMTGEEIYDGFNSISAKNVMWGAEVIADQSTIYSSWFSHMDAEADRYARSSRKCIYNWLYNQIPASDLRKKWWNGPTDGGTTTTKPYNQVKFRYSDIAADLGDYVFMRAEEMQLVKAEALANDNKLADAKAALEALMKLRNPTGYQTTLGNVVMSKDLKMGSIGAPTTLMDHIILQRRIELWGESERIYDILRLKTGFDRNAGNSNHSFKPVFNTLEPANKEFILTIPQKEFDGNEALDATKDQNPM, encoded by the coding sequence ATGAAAAAATTTATATACGCATCGGTGATCTCACTTACTTTAGGCATGACCTCTTGTAAGAAAGATTTCTTAGAAACGGTGCCGACGGATAAAGTAGATGCTGGGACTATTTTAGAGAGTGCTGATAAGGCACAAATTGCGATGAATGGTATTTATCGTATGCTTTATAGCTCCGGGTGGAGTACAGGTAACACTGGGCAAAATTTTGGAATCATGTCGACTAAATTATATACATCTGTAATGGGTGAGGATTTGTTGCAAGATGCCCAAGGTAGTGGCTGGTTCTATTTTGATTACAAGTATGATGTTCGTAGTCGTTTCACGGCAACAACATGGCGCCCTTATGCGACATGGAATTTTTATTATACATTGGTTTCTAACGCTAACTATATCATTGGAGCTGAATCGACAATGCAGGGAGAAAAGGAAGCAGTTGATTTAGTAATTGCGCAAGCGCTAGCAATTCGTGCTTATGCTTATTTTCAATTAATTCAAGGCTTTCAACAAACTTACGTGGGTCATCAAACATCTCCTGGGGTACCATTATATACTGAGCCTACAACATCAGCTACCGAAGGTAAACCGAGAGGAACTGTGGAAGATGTTTATAAGTTGATAAACGAGGATTTAGATCGGTCAATCACTTTGTTTTCTTCAGACAAAGGGTCCCAATCGCATAAGTCAAACATCGACTTCTATGTAGCGTCGGCAATGAAAGCTAATGTCGCTTTGGTTCAAAATAAATGGGCTGATGCGGCTAAATTCGCCACTGACGCATTATCAAAACCAGGATTGTCAATGATGACTGGTGAAGAGATTTATGATGGGTTTAATAGTATTAGCGCGAAAAACGTTATGTGGGGAGCTGAAGTGATCGCAGATCAATCCACAATTTATAGCTCTTGGTTCTCGCACATGGATGCTGAAGCAGATCGTTATGCTAGATCGTCACGTAAATGTATTTACAACTGGCTGTATAATCAGATTCCAGCATCAGACTTGCGTAAAAAATGGTGGAATGGTCCAACAGATGGTGGAACTACGACAACAAAGCCCTACAACCAAGTTAAATTTAGATACTCTGATATCGCCGCAGATTTAGGGGATTATGTTTTTATGCGTGCCGAAGAAATGCAGTTAGTTAAAGCAGAAGCTTTGGCAAATGATAATAAATTAGCTGATGCAAAAGCTGCGTTAGAAGCATTGATGAAGCTCAGAAATCCTACTGGTTACCAAACGACATTAGGAAATGTTGTAATGTCGAAAGACTTGAAAATGGGGTCAATTGGAGCTCCTACTACATTGATGGATCATATTATCCTTCAACGTCGTATTGAATTATGGGGTGAGTCTGAGCGAATTTATGATATTTTACGTCTAAAAACTGGTTTTGACAGAAATGCAGGAAATTCGAATCACTCATTTAAACCTGTTTTCAACACATTAGAGCCTGCAAACAAAGAGTTTATTTTGACGATTCCTCAAAAAGAATTTGATGGTAACGAAGCTCTAGACGCAACCAAGGATCAAAACCCAATGTAA